From Plasmodium cynomolgi strain B DNA, chromosome 9, whole genome shotgun sequence:
aaacaactCAGCGTAAAGAGGTGAAGAACACTGTCATGTGATGAACAGTTTCATCCCTTTTGGCtaattttgtactttttttttatacttttttatttttattttttgtattttttttttttatttttgtatttttttttttatttttgtactttttttttacttttgtattttttttttatttttttttttttgccttctttgAAATTTCCACCTGTTCGTGTAGAACCCACCAGTAGGTGCTACTCACCACGACACGTCGTGGACCTCCTTttgattcctttttaatttgcttcCACTATTATGAGAAGTGTGTGTAAGGGGGGAACGGAGCTGCAAAGCGGCGTTGATCAACTGTCCTCCCCGGAGTAGCCATGTCGGTAAGAGTGCCAGCCAGAAAAAACCCTTGACGGTCGCTCCTCCCGCCATCCCACTGGGCATGATGGAAAAGGACTGATTAAAGGGTTGATTAAAGGACTGAATAAAGGACTGATTAACGGACTGATTAAAGGGTTGATTAAAGGGCTGATTAACGGACTGATTAACGGACTGATTAACGGACTGATTAACGGACTGATTGCGTCTATAGTGTAGAAGCAAATGCCCGTTCGGCGACTGGTTCCTTCTGTGTATGGCTGTATTTGCCCCATCTCTGCCGTCCTCCATTTCAGCAGCTGATGTGCAACCGAAGGGGCTTCCCATGTAGGGACTGCACCACAGCTGGCAGGCAGGCAAGTCCCCTCCCGGTTCATGGCAGCATTCACACAAAAGGCATCTCCAAAAGGGGTGCCCTCTATCGAGGTCACActattaaaacaaaaaaaaaagggaactttAAAATGTGCCAAAGCAGAAGTTTGCATCAGTTGGATCAGTTGCATCAGCTGAAGCAGTTGAATCAGCTGAAGCAGCTGCACCAGTTGGTGTGTGTACGCATGCTCAACGGGGTGACGCTCGAGCAGGGCAAATGTGCAACTCGGAAAATGGAACGGACAAGGAggtaactaaaaaaaaaaaaaaacggagagaTCTTCACGCGAACTCCATGTAGCAGCACGCACCATTCAGACGCTTCAATGTAGGTGAATGGATGGCCACTGGGGGCGAGACAAATCGGGCAAAATTGGAAAGACAGGGGGGAGGTACTGCAGAAATGGCGGCGTGTCAACATGACGAAGTGCCGACATGACGAAGTGTCGGCATGACGAGGAAGGCAGCTCCAAGATTCGCAGTCAAAGATTGAACAATCAAAGGAGAACGCCTTCTTAGCAGAACGGCCTGGTACACGTAGGGAGCCGCTTcctcacaatttttatttatttttttattttatttttttccccttctggaCGGACTTCTCTCCCCATCCAGGGGGTGAGATCCCGGGGGGGGTTCTCAGCTAAAGGGGATTTCTCAGCTAAAGGGGATTTCTCAGCTAAAGGGTATTCCTCAGCTAAGGGGTATTCATTCCTCCCCTGAAGAGAGTGCCTAACCACACACCTACGCGATGGAGTCATCCACATCTGAGTCGTCATACGGCAAGTCCTTAATAACCCTCACGTACACCTTCCTCCTTGCATTGTACAAAGTTCGATCTAAAGTCTTAACCGCCCGCACCATCCCTTCTCTACTGTCATATTCTGCGATGGTAATTTCATCCTCTAATTGGGTATATATGACTTTGCCTGCTTTCATTAAAAACGCTTTGACATAatccaattttatttttttttcggaaaattttttacgacAACTCTGTAATGTGATCTGTTCTTTGGCAATCGAAGGTTCGTCATGAATCCTTTTGAGATTCCTTCTCTTCCAGCACCAAGGAGATCTCCTccttccttattttttttgtcaatacTGTATTCAACCTTTAGCATATACCCTTTTAATTTctgtccgttttttttttcaatcgttttttctgcacttcgataattttcatattctaTAAAGGCATAGTTGGTTCCGTTTGTATTTCTATTATATTTGATGTCGATTTCTGTGATTTTTCCATATTCTtcaaatgtttttattatatccTGCTTGCTCATCGACCCTGGGATGTTTCCCACGTAGACTCTGTGTCCGCTCTTCCCGGCCTTCATCTCGGGGGTGGCAATGCCGCGGTTAGCGTCGTGCGGTTAGCAGTGTGGCGGTTGGCAGTGCCGCGATTAGCAGTGCCGCGATTAGCAGTGCCGCGATTAGCAGTGCCGCGATTAGCAGTGCCGCGATTAGCAGTGCCGCGATTAGCTAGCTGAGTCTCCCGGGACAGACAAACAGGTGCACCACTAGGGGGGGGTGAAGCCAAAATCAGGGCATGCCCCCACGGGATGAGTGCAAAAAGGGACTGCCTCGTTTGTAAGTTTGGGAAGATGAACGGGGGGCAGAACGGGGGCAGAACGGGGGGCAGAACGGGGGCAGAACGGGGGGCAGAACGGGGGGCAGAACGGGGGACGAGCGAGCGGAAGAACGATGGTGGAAGGGTACCGCGTCTTGTTAGTATTTCTCCGTTCCTATCATCActactgctttttttttgttgttgttttgttttttctcctcttggGAGGTATGTGCCCCCGTGGGGGAGCTCGTTCCAATCCTTTGGGCCTTAAGGCTCGGGGGgaatggggggagggggacgAGTCAACCTTCTGGCGCGCTACTCAAACATGCACCCGCCTCAAGCTACGTGTGgcaaagggaaaaaccaGTGTAACGTCCGTGGACGATCATACGGAAGTTAGAAACTGTGCAAAATTTATTGAGCAGTTGGATCCCTTCGAAatggcttcttccctccgaaatggcttcttccctccgAAATGTCTTCTTCCCTCCGAAATGGCTTCTTCCCTACGAAATGGCTTCTTCCCTACGAAATAGCTTCTTCCCTACGAAatggcttcttccctcccccccctgcatgTGCACAGAAAACGTGCGTGTTATACTCTCCCCAACGCAAATTCGTCACCACAAAAAAATCATTCACagattttctcccccccacgtAGGTAACACTCTTCATCGGATGTTTACTTCTAGGCCAACGCGGGAATTATCTATCCTCCCCGTAGCGTAAAATTAATTATNNNNNNNNNNaaaaaaaaaaaaaaaggtgaaaagaaaaaaaaaaaagaataaaaaaaaaaaaaaaaaggtgaaagaaaaaaaaaaaaagatgaaaaaaaatatcaagcGAGGCGGTTCACATGATCAATAACGAGGTAGAGAACAATTTCTCacatatgaataataacTAATCAAATAACATACCTCCTCATAGGTAACACCTCGCGAGGGAAGATCGACCAGTCGCGGATGCGAGATTACCTTCCCCGATTGGCCGCCCACCACCCAAGCGATCAGCGAATGTTTGCGGCCGACTCCGCATCGGTTGgcaattaaaaagaaaacaaaacgaacagGGCAGGCGGGGATGGAATTAGCAGTGGAAATGAATATGCAGGTGCgagcagaaaaaggggaagaagcaaaaaggggagaagcaaaaaggggaaaagcaaaaaggaacgTTTGAAAGAACCCTaactccccccaaaaaacaATTCTGCACATTTTGCAACGTCCCAAAAAccgttgcattttttttttttttttttccccatcgtACGGCACACAGTGGTCGTCATCGGCTATTGCAATCTTCATCCTCTAGCCCATCTAGTGTGCTCTCCCTGTGGGAGAAAAGAGGCCAACGTGAGGCCGCTCGGCGAGTAGCATTTTGCGTGCACTGAATACGTTACTACGTGATCGTTGTGCGTGACGTTTTTTGTGGGTGACGCGGCTGCTTTGCTACAAATTGGCGACCCCCGAGAGGGTGAACTGGGGCGAACTTGGCCCAGAAAAATGGCttgatttgtttttattcgaTCCGACATGACATGTTGTgtatttatgtatgcatgtatgtaggTATGTTCTGACCCTGTCTGATTCTCTCagattttatttgatttgattttgtttcgttttatcattttttttttttcgattaaTCAGACAGGTGCGTGTGCTCACcgcgaaaggggaaaacagaAACCGCTGCGTCAGGGGGGGAGTGCCTATCGTCGGCGGGAACTCGCTGCAAACTCACTCCAAGCCGCGTGGCACCTTTGAGGGCATCCTGTCGTTTGCCCTCCCCCTGCCGAACCCCTCCAATTCAACAAACGCCTTGCCAGAATGGAGGAACATCTGTTCAGTTATGAAAACATATTTAGGAATAAGGACCTAAATATTGATGAGGAGAtaagggagaaaaatcagaaggaaaaaggaccACCTGTTGAGGATTCGAACGTGCCGCCGGAGGGTGCAGGTTTGGAGGATGGAAACCCGAAGGATGGAAACCCGAAGGATGGAGACCCGAAGGAAGAGTCCCCGCATGGTTTTGCCAAAAACAAGCTGAAAAGCGAACCCGATGAGGGGGGCTGTTCCATCCAATCGGGTGCAGCCgatgaaagtaaaaaaggggagaagagcCAGAAGGCGGAGAAGGGTGATACATGtccaggaggagaaggaaggcCCAGCGAGGCCGACTGCAAGGGGGATCCAGTAGAGGCGGTGGAAGAGGCATCAACGGAAGTGGCGAACGAGGCGAACGTGGCGAACGAGACGAACTCAGCTCACGTGGAGGACGcccggggggaggggcaggACGCCACCGTTCACACGAACAGCCAAACGGAACCCCAATCCaagaagaagataaaaaacgACCTATCGTCCCTTTTTGCAGACTCGTCCTCAGAAGTGATGGGCGCAGGGGGGGAACAAGCCAGTGACAAcaatgaaattaatttttggtTTTCCGGAAAGGGGGCCACGCCGCGAGGGGGAGCGGACAGAGAAGCGGACAGAGAATCGGATAGAGAAGCTGACGGTGAAGCGAATGACGAAGCTGACGGTGAAGTGAATGACGAAGCTGACGGTGAAGCGAATGACGAAGCTGACGGCGAGGTGGGAGAGAAAGAACAGACGCACGACAACAGTTTGACGACCCCACTTGATAATAATCCAGATGGGACAACCAATGTGATATGTAAAAGGGGCGAAGATGGTGGCAACTGTGGAATACAAAACGCTCCAAATGGCGTTGATGCCTCCTTTGGTGATTTCAATGAGGAAAAACAGATTCGTTGTGACGGAGGAGATGTACCAGATTGGACACCTCAAGTGAGTAGCAGTGACCTGGTTGGGGATGTAAGCCACTCGGGTCGCGGCAAAAATGGGCCTagtgaagggggggaagatgCTCCCAGGGGTGACGCGGCAGGGGGTGATGCGGTAGGGGGTGATACGGCAGGAGGTGACGCAGCAGGGGGTGAAGCGACAGTGGGCAACTCGGCAGGTGACGCCGCCCCCACCGCCCTGTGCTTCGGAACGAACGGGACCTTTTGCTACACCAGGGGGAGAAAGGTGAAGTGCGCGCCGCTGATCTGCGTTATGGAGAGCGGCATTCGGGCGAGGAGCGAGGGTTCGAGTGCCGCTGCGGATCCCGCACCACCGCCAAGTAACACACCCGCCAAGCGTAGTAACACCAATGGCAGTCGCGATAAGACGTTAGAGGAACACGTTTACGCGATAAAGTATTTCCCTGGACCATTTAGCAGGAGGACGGACAAGGTTGACCAGAAGGTAATTAATTTTCTGCAAGGtcttataaaaataaatggagaaaaatatggGCGCAATGTGTATGAGTACACACAGAAGAGTTGCGTTTACCAGTACCTACTGAACGTGATGAGGAGTCCCCACTTGCTTGACTTTAACTTAAAGGACGTGCGAGTGGATAGGAGTGGTGTGAAGGCAGATGGGAGTGAGAAGCAGAAGCGGAGAAATGCTGTGTCTTACTTTGTGGAGTCGTCTCGCCGCCAGGAGGAGGGAAGAACGAACaagggggagagaagaacgaaaaagggggatggTCCCCGAAGCAGGAATGGCTACCCAAGTGGTAGAAGTGATCATGCCAATTACTGCCACGACTGGAGTGGAGACTTCCTTGCTAGTGAAAACAACCCGCGAGAGGAATCAGGGGATGAAGATCAACAAAGGAGAGACAGTCCCTCCGATGCTGAAGAAACGAGTGAATTGAACAATAACATTactgaaatggaaaaatttgaGATAACAGGGAGAGAGAGTGAAAAGCGAGAGTACCCCGGTGGGGGAGGAGATATCCACCACGATGGGGATCTCTACCAAGGGGATAATCTCACGTGGCGCACAGGTGAGTGTGGTACAAACCCATAtggaaagaaggagaaggagaaggcaaAGGAGAAGGCGACGGATAAGGCGACGGATAAGGCGACGGaggcggagaaaaaaagagtgcTTGTGCACAACCAACAGTACGAATTCCACGACTTGGTGAACCCAAACTTCATCAAGGAAttctccaaaatggggatcaaagaaaaaatcaccaGAGATGACATATACCTGGAGTATTACCACCTGTGTATATATAACAGTGAGGAGGCAGCAAGACTAtgcgtggaaaaaaaattattcaagcatttctttttgattttaaaaaaatacaacgatgaaaaatataggctAATGCTCAGTAAGTACATAACTCATATAAACAACAGCATGAACGATGACACTGAGATGACTGatggaatgaaaaatatttttcgaatttACAATCCAAGCATTCATAACTATATTGTTAAGGAATCCTTtgtctttttaatttcccttCTAAATCGGGAAAGTATgacgtttgaaaaaaatttgctaatAAATTACTGGTACTCTTTTTATGTACTGATCTATCATAACTTCTTATTCCAATTCGAAGAGAATGAATTAAATTACGAGGAGTACAAGGATGACATTCtccgatttttttcctttttaataaatcagCTGTATATGCACGGACGTGTGACTGAGTCTCAGTTTCTCTACCTGCAGTTGTGTGGCAATCCATGCGTTTTTAAAGTGGCTGCGGAGGGGAACGTCACCACCTCTTTGGATTCACTTCCATTGGGGGGGACACCCCAACGGGAGCGCACCCCATGGGGAGGCCCCCACTTTGATGTCTTCACCTTTCAGGTGTGCGAAGTGATAGAGTACCTCCACAGATCCAATgacgataattttttttacgaagaCCTAATAAGACAGAAAATTAAGTACGCATTTACTCTTCTAGAATTAGGGGTTCTAGATCAAGCTAAAAGGTACATAGAAATAATATACTACTATGTAGATGTGATTCGAAgtcagaagaagaagaactacTACTTGGTGCACATGTATGAGTCTCTACTTAGTCAGGCCAAGTATGTTCTACCATCTCTGCGTTTACAAGATAGGGGTATATTCCACGCCAGCTGGACTGCGTCGAATGAGGACCTTCCCGAGGGGGGGATATATAACTATAAAGTCATTTCGCCCCACCGAGATTTGCAGcacgggggggaagcggtacATCTGCCAGGGGAAGCGGCACATCTgggaggggaagcggcaCATCTGCCAGGGGCAGCGGCGCTTTTGGGGAGCCCTATCCAGGGTAGTAACAGTAACAGTGGTAGCCATCTCACCGGTGCTACTATCGGGGTGCCCCCACCAAATGAACAATTTagtgaagggaaaaatgggtCTCGCGAGGGAGGTTCCTACTACGTGCCCTTTTACCAGCATGCTAGCGATAATAATATTACGATGACCCCGTTCGAAGCGAAGAACCCAAGCGGGTTCAACACAGATCATGTGGGTTCTACTCACCAAGGGGGATTAACGGGAAAAGTCTCAAACACTTTCGGAAGTAACCCTACTTCACCACCACACATAAGTGCAGCACTTACGACCAATCAAAACCAACACACCGAAAGGGTTGGAAGTTACTCGCATTTTAGTTTTGCTCCGCCACTGCATAGCGTTGGTACTAACGCAGATCAGTCGAACATACACCACGAGGTTTCTAACAGCGGGACGAGCAGCACCCCTCTCGCAAATGCCCCCTACCCAACGAATGATGGGAACTTATTTTTGTCTAGCTACCACCCACCACAAATGGTTGCCTCGGGAGAAGGAGCGGAATACACCCCTGTAGAAGGGGGCATCACCTCCTATCAGCAGTACAACGGTGCCTATCAAAATGGAAGCGCTCAAGTGAGTTACTTCCACGGGGGAGGAGAATCCATGGCAGAAGGTGCAGTAATGAGTAACATGCCAGGAGGAGGTAACACCACTTCGATGTCTTTCCAGCAGATTAGCAACACGTGTAACGGTGGTTACGCTGCGAACTGGGGCGGCGACCACAGTGGGGGGGGTACCCAGTATGATGGGGGGGTGGGCAGCGCCGTGGGGCAAGACAATTTCGCCTACTACTACGGTGCGAGTTGGAACGGGGTGTACCCAGCCGCGGGATCGTTCGGTCATGCGACCCAGCAGGGGGTGCAGCAGGTTGCTCATCACACCGTGCAGCAGGTTGCTCATCACACCGCGCAGCAGGTTGCTCATCACACTGTGCAACAGGCTCCTCATCACACTGTGCAACAGGCTCCTCATCACACTGTGCAACAGGCTCCCCACCACACAGTGCAGCAGGCTCCCCACTACGCAGCCCACCAAAGTGCATACCCCCCAAGCAGCAACAACTACTCCGCAGGGGGGGGCATGTCCTATGGAGGTAACACCAAACCACCTGCACAGTCAGGTAAAAGTGGACCCCACGAAGTAActgacaaaaaaatacacagcgaaaaaaaaaaagaagcggaTGAACAGAATGGAGAAAACAACATGGATTTAATTAACATAGGGAAGACATTCATTTCAGGATTCTTCTCAAAcataaaggagaaaataacaaaGACGGAAcaagcggaggaggaggaagaggaaaatattttttattatgactACGAGAAGAAGCGGTGGAGGGAGAAGGGGGTGACGtcggatgaggaggaagaacgGGAGCGACGGAAAATGCAGCACGAAATGGAGATGAAAAATATCGCCCCTCCACCCCAGACGGAGAACCGTTCGATGACAAACAAGAAGAACCCGCTGGACATAACGGACGTGCGGAGCAGGTACGTTGACTACTTCAACTGAGTAGTGAGGAAGTGGTGGCAGAGCGGTGGACGCTTATGCGGAAAATCCGCCCCATCCACTTGGTCTTGTTCTTGTTcttttcttgttcttctttttggtctttttttttttttttttttttcgcggtACCCCCGTGTGATCGAACCATAAACTGTgctttttgcaaaacagaACAACTCCTTCTTCCTACTTTGAAATACTCCTTTGGGGCGAACAGGGTTGGTTGTCTTTGTCTCCTCTCCCCTGCCTCGTAACCGCCATGGTGATGTCCAGCAGAACTGACATTTCCCCCTCGTTGAGAATGACGAATGGTGGGGGGTTGTACCTACGTGTATATACCACCCCAACACAACGATGTTGCTAAGTCTGTTTTTGCATGCAGCTATTGATAAAAAGctacgtttttttaaaatgggttCTCTGTCCTcccttttatatatatgctgaTTGGACTTACATACGGACAAATTGCTTTAAGTGATTTTAAATGGTTTCCTGTACGAGGGGAATGATCCAAATTGATACCTTTCTGTTACATAACCCCAGTTGGACATGCGATGCACACAACGCGAGAAGGACACGTAATCAGGAGGGCGTACCCCATTTCAAATACTGATTTGAAAGCGTCTACAAGGGAGACCTGGATTTATATTCACTGGGGGGTAGCTGTATCGAGTGGTAACATGCGACGAAGGTTGTAACAGGTA
This genomic window contains:
- a CDS encoding alternative splicing factor ASF-1 (putative), with the protein product MKAGKSGHRVYVGNIPGSMSKQDIIKTFEEYGKITEIDIKYNRNTNGTNYAFIEYENYRSAEKTIEKKNGQKLKGYMLKVEYSIDKKNKEGGDLLGAGREGISKGFMTNLRLPKNRSHYRVVDEITIAEYDSREGMVRAVKTLDRTLYNARRKVYVRVIKDLPYDDSDVDDSIA
- a CDS encoding hypothetical protein (putative), producing the protein MEEHLFSYENIFRNKDLNIDEEIREKNQKEKGPPVEDSNVPPEGAGLEDGNPKDGNPKDGDPKEESPHGFAKNKLKSEPDEGGCSIQSGAADESKKGEKSQKAEKGDTCPGGEGRPSEADCKGDPVEAVEEASTEVANEANVANETNSAHVEDARGEGQDATVHTNSQTEPQSKKKIKNDLSSLFADSSSEVMGAGGEQASDNNEINFWFSGKGATPRGGADREADRESDREADGEANDEADGEVNDEADGEANDEADGEVGEKEQTHDNSLTTPLDNNPDGTTNVICKRGEDGGNCGIQNAPNGVDASFGDFNEEKQIRCDGGDVPDWTPQVSSSDLVGDVSHSGRGKNGPSEGGEDAPRGDAAGGDAVGGDTAGGDAAGGEATVGNSAGDAAPTALCFGTNGTFCYTRGRKVKCAPLICVMESGIRARSEGSSAAADPAPPPSNTPAKRSNTNGSRDKTLEEHVYAIKYFPGPFSRRTDKVDQKVINFLQGLIKINGEKYGRNVYEYTQKSCVYQYLLNVMRSPHLLDFNLKDVRVDRSGVKADGSEKQKRRNAVSYFVESSRRQEEGRTNKGERRTKKGDGPRSRNGYPSGRSDHANYCHDWSGDFLASENNPREESGDEDQQRRDSPSDAEETSELNNNITEMEKFEITGRESEKREYPGGGGDIHHDGDLYQGDNLTWRTGECGTNPYGKKEKEKAKEKATDKATDKATEAEKKRVLVHNQQYEFHDLVNPNFIKEFSKMGIKEKITRDDIYLEYYHLCIYNSEEAARLCVEKKLFKHFFLILKKYNDEKYRLMLSKYITHINNSMNDDTEMTDGMKNIFRIYNPSIHNYIVKESFVFLISLLNRESMTFEKNLLINYWYSFYVLIYHNFLFQFEENELNYEEYKDDILRFFSFLINQLYMHGRVTESQFLYLQLCGNPCVFKVCEVIEYLHRSNDDNFFYEDLIRQKIKYAFTLLELGVLDQAKRYIEIIYYYVDVIRSQKKKNYYLVHMYESLLSQAKYVLPSLRLQDRGIFHASWTASNEDLPEGGIYNYKVISPHRDLQHGGEAHASDNNITMTPFEAKNPSGFNTDHVGSTHQGGLTGKVSNTFGSNPTSPPHISAALTTNQNQHTERVGSYSHFSFAPPLHSVGTNADQSNIHHEVSNSGTSSTPLANAPYPTNDGNLFLSSYHPPQMVASGEGAEYTPVEGGITSYQQYNGAYQNGSAQQAPHYAAHQSAYPPSSNNYSAGGGMSYGGNTKPPAQSGKSGPHEVTDKKIHSEKKKEADEQNGENNMDLINIGKTFISGFFSNIKEKITKTEQAEEEEEENIFYYDYEKKRWREKGVTSDEEEERERRKMQHEMEMKNIAPPPQTENRSMTNKKNPLDITDVRSRYVDYFN